A section of the Triplophysa dalaica isolate WHDGS20190420 chromosome 8, ASM1584641v1, whole genome shotgun sequence genome encodes:
- the znf804a gene encoding zinc finger protein 804A produces MACYYIVISSTHLSNGHFRNIKGVFRGPLIKNGNKHLDYGEKGKTLAKHLEDLKANFYCQLCDKQYYKHQEFDNHINSYDHAHKQRLKELKQREFARNVASKSRKDERKQKRALRRLHELAEQRREVQCAPGSGPMFKSTTVAVEGTFRESCCDDSQEENHSFAAQDTGGQIHSSGCGLASKQSPWPYNGRAKKQTFRSKIAFSFSFPKKASVKLESSAAVFCESTEEGLMKRSHRQRLQTPPVELDLPSSLNCEEAIYHTGTQQGQPFQKTGRVGSQGSSDTSVGTENPSSADSDLCALLVYSEDVPSTSVSLLSTPPFCLNTDIVLDSEDSVESLKCGIAEIHQTSQEGTVEESSRTEEEHSITSDPSEKSFSDVSAKNDSLQSQVQKEDATTKTSCPFTKPSQPFFSVLSRDGNTIFQWPSEMVTFTRTEPSLSFSCNPLHFDFKRSRIRRSVDTQERPEPKADEELSVCSGFKSCHSEKHIEESTASQRNSPSRGPESKVRKCHQYSSDMESCVRLKTYDRCRHSKDRIHTSKVRVRDRRHYRSHAKRKRRRRKKRRERHWETKSNVVKGTKFHRQPECLEGLDSQFRGTTSQQVNRLEKSKQSDQNQAEDSSTAPEVEGGVGGERQEAPADENGSACCIIPSDEFCVDGEKELGNSRKQPDNPTAGELTLTGHYSHSQDSSHSSNIDQVNQKELSQPQETDQNEPCVEESLKRQRRDSQSDEDASKPVEFCDQCLLKENTSAGTEPTCCEHGMRSKRQRWSRVEDQTPCLANECAIFKNSTLNEQDKTTQSASMNCLVFKGKCDSSNGSDPISCSIDDGESGEVDSLTFTSINCALGHTVVDRGDWQSSTSSQINASCTKGSLSLEIDLKHSKEPTKENSNINRSESKAVQTAVKNCNKYSVAAQACLVNVRELALQRTEKATHDKSCQHSIQTPQQRFHLGVQTEEMLSRDCFHTTSNLFRHPPSFQSPSDRMNRHCLLQIQSHGQVLHQQVFPTKLKSVLPRPHLPMSSAVLHPVHLSSSVPSGSITIRHTILQHHAPFLPQQPPLFSQVVPVSRYPLGPEICPPAPPTFVTSQVVAPPSTIHPMTVTFHTLPRPAVFPPMLPPHPTVIPLQPLF; encoded by the exons GACTATGGTGAGAAGGGAAAAACCTTGGCCAAACACTTGGAGGACCTCAAGGCAAACTTCTACTGTCAGCTGTGTGACAAGCAGTACTACAAACATCAAGAGTTTGACAACCATATTAACTCATATGACCATGCTCACAAACAG AGGCTAAAAGAGCTGAAGCAGAGAGAGTTTGCCCGCAACGTGGCCTCCAAATCTAGGAAGGATGAGAGGAAACAAAAGAGAGCCCTCAGACGCTTACATGAGCTCGCGGAACAACGCAGAGAGGTGCAATG TGCCCCAGGAAGTGGCCCAATGTTCAAATCTACCACGGTGGCGGTGGAAGGTACTTTCAGGGAGTCCTGCTGTGATGATTCCCAGGAAGAGAACCACAGCTTTGCAGCTCAGGACACAGGGGGTCAGATCCATTCCAGCGGCTGTGGTTTAGCTAGTAAGCAGTCACCATGGCCATACAACGGGAGGGCGAAAAAGCAAACTTTTAGAAGCAAAATTGCATTCTCTTTTTCCTTTCCAAAGAAGGCATCTGTTAAGCTTGAGTCATCAGCAGCGGTTTTCTGTGAGAGCACAGAGGAGGGATTGATGAAGCGGAGCCACAGACAAAGACTCCAAACACCCCCTGTCGAGCTTGACCTTCCCAGTTCCCTAAATTGTGAGGAGGCAATTTACCACACTGGCACACAGCAGGGCCAGCCCTTCCAAAAAACTGGAAGGGTGGGAAGTCAGGGGTCATCGGATACATCTGTGGGGACGGAGAACCCCTCATCAGCTGACTCAGATTTGTGTGCGTTGCTTGTTTATTCAGAAGATGTGCCCAGCACCTCAGTCTCACTGTTATCCACGCCCCCTTTTTGTTTAAACACTGATATTGTTCTCGACTCTGAGGACTCTGTTGAGAGCCTAAAATGTGGTATTGCTGAAATACACCAGACCTCACAGGAGGGGACAGTAGAGGAGAGCAGCAGAACAGAGGAGGAGCACTCAATCACCAGTGATCCCTCGGAAAAGAGTTTCTCAGATGTATCAGCAAAGAATGATTCTCTTCAATCACAAGTGCAAAAGGAGGATGCGACTACAAAGACATCTTGCCCTTTTACAAAGCCCAGCCAGCCTTTCTTCTCTGTCCTAAGCAGGGATGGTAACACCATTTTCCAATGGCCTTCTGAGATGGTGACCTTCACAAGGACAGAGCCGTCCCTGTCTTTCAGTTGCAACCCGCTCCACTTTGATTTCAAGAGGTCACGGATTAGAAGGTCCGTTGACACTCAGGAGAGGCCTGAGCCCAAAGCTGATGAGGAATTATCTGTCTGCTCAGGTTTCAAATCCTGCCACTCTGAAAAGCACATTGAGGAATCAACAGCCAGCCAAAGAAATAGTCCCAGCCGAGGACCTGAAAGCAAGGTCAGGAAGTGTCATCAGTATTCAAGTGACATGGAGAGTTGTGTCAGGCTTAAAACATATGACAGGTGTAGACACTCTAAAGATCGCATCCACACAAGCAAAGTTCGAGTCAGGGATCGACGTCATTACAGGAGCCACGCCAAGAGGAAGAGACGGCGGCGGAAGAAGAGGAGAGAGCGACACTGGGAGACAAAGAGCAATGTGGTAAAAGGTACGAAATTCCACAGACAACCGGAATGTTTGGAAGGACTTGATAGCCAATTTAGAGGGACCACTTCACAGCAAGTGAACCGATTAGAGAAGTCAAAGCAATCAGATCAAAATCAGGCCGAGGACAGCAGCACAGCTCCCGAAGTTGAGGGAGGGGTGGGAGGCGAGAGGCAGGAGGCACCAGCCGACGAAAATGGCTCAGCGTGCTGCATCATTCCCTCTGATGAGTTCTGCGTTGATGGTGAAAAGGAGCTTGGGAACAGCAGGAAACAGCCTGACAATCCAACTGCAGGGGAGCTAACACTCACAGGACACTATTCACACAGCCAAGATTCATCTCACAGTTCCAACATAGATCAGGTAAACCAAAAAGAGTTGTCTCAACCACAAGAGACTGACCAGAATGAACCATGTGTGGAAGAAAGTTTGAAAAGACAACGTAGGGATTCTCAAAGCGATGAAGATGCATCCAAGCCAGTTGAGTTTTGTGATCAATgcttattaaaagaaaataccTCTGCAGGTACAGAACCCACCTGTTGTGAACACGGAATGAGAAGCAAAAGACAGAGATGGTCACGTGTGGAAGATCAAACGCCATGTCTTGCAAATGAATGCgctatttttaaaaacagtacTCTGAATGAACAGGACAAGACTACGCAGTCGGCGAGCATGAATTGCCTTGTTTTTAAAGGCAAGTGTGACAGCTCAAATGGGTCAGACCCCATCTCATGCAGTATTGACGATGGAGAAAGCGGTGAGGTTGATTCTCTGACATTTACTTCCATTAACTGTGCACTGGGTCATACTGTGGTGGATCGTGGTGACTGGCAGTCGAGCACCTCCTCTCAGATCAATGCGTCATGCACCAAGGGCAGTCTATCTCTCGAGATAGATTTAAAGCACTCAAAGGAGCCAACAAAGGAGAACAGTAACATCAACAGAAGCGAGTCTAAAGCAGTTCAAACTGCCGTAAAGAATTGTAACAAGTATTCAGTGGCAGCTCAGGCCTGCCTGGTCAATGTGAGAGAGTTAGCCCTGCAGAGGACCGAGAAGGCCACTCATGATAAATCATGTCAGCATAGCATTCAAACCCCACAGCAGAGATTTCACCTAGGCGTTCAAACTGAGGAGATGTTAAGTAGGGACTGCTTCCACACCACCAGCAACCTGTTTCGACACCCTCCATCCTTCCAGTCCCCCTCGGACAGGATGAACAGACACTGTCTCCTGCAGATCCAGAGCCACGGACAGGTGCTACACCAGCAGGTGTTCCCCACCAAGCTGAAATCTGTCCTGCCCAGGCCACATCTGCccatgtcatctgctgttcTCCATCCAGTTCACTTGTCATCCTCAGTGCCTTCTGGCTCCATCACAATACGTCACACCATCCTGCAGCATCATGCCCCTTTTCTGCCCCAGCAGCCCCCTCTTTTCTCCCAGGTAGTGCCTGTTTCCCGATATCCCCTGGGACCAGAGATCTGTCCCCCTGCTCCTCCTACCTTTGTGACTTCACAGGTCGTGGCACCACCTTCAACAATTCACCCTATGACCGTGACGTTTCACACCCTGCCTCGACCTGCCGTGTTTCCTCCCATGTTACCTCCTCATCCAACCGTCATTCCCCTGCAGCCTCTCTTCTAG